One window from the genome of Candidatus Zixiibacteriota bacterium encodes:
- a CDS encoding serine/threonine protein kinase, whose translation MEQSVPIQILHYALGERLAPSRTGDLYKAWDTVLERFVALKLFDLDLMDHIPYRAQVLSTLRALADTDHPNICSLYGVHKFHGRYVVALELVEGESLRERLRRGPLDIDAFLRVASALAGALNHAHSRHIVHGSLTPSNILLRDDGDVRVVDFGFSTMIVEREGRGFSPSAEAVRYRAPEQVTGEEVGPLADLFAAGAILYECLAGCPAFPGSSVEAVEEAVLHADPDFRLLQPDRKTPADIVLLLERLLAKNPADRLRHAAELQITLTEIVSFEKAAPAREFFQVAPQSPRQYLMLSLLAALLIIFWLVITSVHS comes from the coding sequence ATGGAGCAGTCCGTTCCCATCCAGATCCTCCACTACGCCCTCGGCGAGCGCCTCGCCCCGAGCCGGACCGGCGATCTCTACAAGGCCTGGGACACCGTCCTCGAGCGATTCGTCGCCCTGAAGCTTTTCGACCTCGATCTCATGGACCACATCCCGTACCGGGCGCAGGTGCTGTCGACTCTGCGCGCGCTGGCCGACACCGACCACCCGAACATCTGCTCGCTCTACGGCGTCCACAAGTTCCACGGCCGCTATGTTGTCGCCCTGGAGCTCGTCGAGGGGGAATCGCTGCGCGAGCGTTTGCGCCGCGGTCCGCTCGATATTGACGCATTCCTCCGCGTGGCTTCGGCGCTCGCGGGCGCCCTCAACCACGCCCACTCGCGCCACATTGTTCACGGCAGCCTCACGCCCAGCAACATCCTGCTGCGGGACGACGGCGACGTCCGGGTGGTGGATTTCGGTTTCTCCACGATGATCGTGGAGCGGGAGGGCCGGGGCTTCTCGCCTTCCGCCGAGGCTGTCCGCTACCGCGCGCCCGAGCAGGTCACCGGCGAAGAAGTGGGTCCGCTCGCCGACCTGTTCGCGGCCGGGGCCATCCTCTACGAATGCCTGGCCGGTTGCCCCGCTTTCCCCGGATCGTCGGTTGAGGCGGTCGAGGAAGCCGTGCTCCACGCCGACCCTGATTTTCGCCTACTGCAACCCGACCGCAAGACCCCGGCCGACATCGTCCTCCTGCTCGAGCGTCTGTTGGCGAAAAACCCCGCCGACCGCCTGCGCCATGCCGCCGAACTTCAGATCACCCTGACCGAAATTGTCAGTTTTGAGAAGGCGGCTCCCGCCCGCGAGTTTTTCCAGGTCGCCCCGCAATCTCCCCGCCAGTACCTCATGTTGTCGCTGTTGGCTGCTCTGCTGATCATTTTCTGGCTGGTGATCACCAGCGTGCATTCGTGA
- the lon gene encoding endopeptidase La, with translation MSTFKIVHNGELVTVNSRLCVIPLRDVVVFPHMIYPLLIGREFTVKALREAMEGDRQVLLLAQKVAGVDNPGQEDLYDVGLVARILQVMKMPNGTFKVLVEGLVRACVTSYVRTEDYVQVRISVQPPEEPAHDRELEALSRSVMELFTEYVHLNRRVPDEVLVALASIEQYHQQADTIASHLLVRKEAKQEILELFDVRKQFLELARLLKEEIEILKIEHKIDGDVRESMSRSQREFYLQQQLKAIKDELGQFDEPGAEVDDLYSQLESRDYPETVVEKADEEIKKLAKMHPYSAEAGVIRGYVEWLLALPWNDVTQDRVDFKEVRAILDGDHYGLEKAKQRILEHLAVIRLAGKVRGPILCLVGPPGVGKTSVGRSIARALDRKFVRMSLGGVHDESEIRGHRRTYIGAMPGRIIQGLKRAGSANPVFLLDEIDKIGTDFRGDPAAALLEVLDPEQNNSFSDNYLELECDLSNILFITTANTVATVPPALRDRMEIIRLPGYLDFEKAAIARQFLLPKLVEQIGLQGVAVDFQDEALSLLIRQYTRESGVRELERQMGALLRKAAVEVAEGRKLRRLTVTKRKIYALLGAPKYVDNNIKAEPTIGYAVGLAWTEMGGEVLPVEVAPMAGKAKLTMTGSLGDVMQESATAALSYIRNHAAMFKLKENFFEDIDLHVHLPEGAVPKDGPSAGVTLLIAMLSSLTETPVRTDVAMTGEVTLTGDVLAVGGLNEKLLAAKRMGVLQVILPEKNRKDIRELPADLLKGLKLHYVRSVTEVIRLAMTRNPITRTRVRATYRIARGA, from the coding sequence GTGTCGACATTCAAAATTGTCCACAACGGCGAACTCGTGACCGTCAACAGCCGCCTGTGCGTGATCCCCCTGCGCGACGTCGTCGTGTTCCCCCACATGATCTATCCGCTCCTGATCGGCCGGGAATTCACGGTCAAGGCGCTCCGCGAGGCCATGGAGGGGGACCGCCAGGTCCTGCTTCTGGCGCAGAAGGTGGCGGGTGTCGACAACCCGGGACAGGAGGACCTCTACGATGTCGGCCTCGTCGCCCGCATCCTCCAAGTCATGAAAATGCCCAACGGGACGTTCAAGGTTCTCGTCGAGGGACTCGTCCGCGCCTGCGTCACCTCCTATGTTCGGACCGAAGACTACGTGCAGGTGCGCATCTCTGTCCAGCCCCCGGAGGAGCCGGCGCACGACCGCGAGCTCGAGGCTCTCTCCCGCTCCGTCATGGAGCTGTTCACCGAGTATGTCCATCTCAACCGGCGCGTGCCCGACGAGGTACTCGTGGCGCTGGCCTCCATCGAGCAGTACCACCAGCAGGCCGACACGATCGCATCCCACCTGTTGGTCCGCAAGGAGGCCAAGCAGGAGATCCTCGAGCTGTTCGATGTCCGCAAGCAGTTTCTCGAACTCGCCCGCCTGCTGAAGGAGGAGATCGAGATCCTCAAGATCGAGCACAAGATTGACGGCGACGTGCGCGAGTCGATGTCCCGGTCGCAGCGCGAGTTCTACCTCCAGCAGCAGCTCAAGGCGATCAAAGACGAACTGGGGCAGTTCGACGAGCCGGGGGCCGAGGTCGACGACCTCTACAGCCAGTTGGAGAGCCGCGATTACCCCGAGACCGTCGTGGAAAAGGCCGACGAGGAGATCAAGAAGCTCGCCAAGATGCACCCGTACTCGGCCGAGGCCGGCGTCATCCGCGGCTACGTGGAGTGGCTGCTGGCGCTCCCCTGGAACGACGTCACCCAGGACCGGGTCGATTTCAAGGAAGTCCGCGCCATTCTCGACGGCGACCACTACGGCCTGGAGAAGGCGAAGCAGCGGATCCTCGAACACCTCGCGGTCATTCGCCTGGCGGGCAAGGTGCGCGGTCCGATTCTCTGCCTCGTCGGCCCGCCGGGGGTCGGCAAAACCTCTGTCGGCCGCTCCATCGCCCGCGCCCTCGACCGCAAGTTTGTCCGCATGTCGCTCGGCGGGGTGCATGACGAATCGGAGATTCGCGGCCACCGCCGCACGTACATCGGCGCCATGCCCGGCCGCATCATCCAGGGACTGAAGCGTGCCGGCTCGGCCAACCCGGTCTTCCTTTTGGACGAAATCGACAAAATCGGCACCGACTTCCGCGGCGATCCGGCGGCCGCGCTTCTGGAGGTTCTCGACCCCGAGCAGAACAATTCGTTCTCCGACAACTACCTCGAACTGGAGTGCGACCTCTCGAACATTCTCTTCATCACCACCGCCAACACCGTCGCCACCGTCCCCCCCGCGCTCCGCGACCGCATGGAGATCATCCGCCTCCCCGGCTACCTGGACTTCGAGAAGGCCGCGATCGCCCGCCAGTTCCTCCTGCCGAAGCTGGTCGAGCAGATCGGTCTGCAGGGGGTCGCGGTCGACTTTCAGGACGAGGCCCTGTCGCTGCTCATCCGCCAGTATACGCGCGAGTCCGGCGTCCGCGAACTCGAGCGCCAAATGGGGGCGCTCCTGCGAAAGGCGGCCGTGGAAGTCGCCGAGGGGCGGAAGCTGCGCCGCCTGACGGTCACCAAGAGGAAAATCTACGCTCTCCTCGGCGCCCCCAAGTATGTCGACAACAACATCAAAGCGGAACCGACGATCGGCTATGCGGTCGGCCTGGCCTGGACGGAAATGGGGGGCGAGGTCCTCCCGGTCGAGGTGGCGCCCATGGCCGGCAAGGCGAAACTGACGATGACGGGATCGCTCGGCGACGTCATGCAGGAGTCGGCGACGGCCGCGCTCTCGTATATCCGCAACCACGCCGCGATGTTCAAACTCAAGGAGAATTTCTTCGAGGATATCGACCTCCACGTGCACCTGCCCGAAGGGGCGGTGCCGAAAGACGGTCCGTCCGCCGGCGTCACTCTCCTCATCGCCATGCTCTCGTCGCTCACCGAGACCCCGGTCCGCACCGACGTCGCCATGACCGGCGAGGTGACGCTGACCGGCGATGTGCTCGCGGTGGGGGGCCTGAACGAGAAACTCCTCGCCGCCAAACGCATGGGAGTGCTGCAGGTGATCCTCCCGGAGAAGAACCGCAAAGACATCCGGGAGCTCCCCGCCGACCTTTTGAAAGGGCTGAAACTCCACTACGTGCGTTCGGTCACCGAAGTCATCCGCCTGGCCATGACCCGGAACCCGATCACCCGCACGCGGGTGAGAGCGACCTACCGCATCGCGCGCGGCGCCTAA
- a CDS encoding YihA family ribosome biogenesis GTP-binding protein codes for MATAPTITTCDFVGSFVSAGQAPADRRPHIAFAGRSNVGKSSLLNRLVGRRKIARVSSDPGKTRALNFYLVNSRFYFVDLPGYGYARVSRQMRAEWGRLLESYLNGDPHLAGLVLLLDARRDPTEQDFQLVAWLAARGIPTLVAVTKTDKLNRDQTNRKIAAVERLFNAPALAFSAVSGLGKNELLGAIFDLVNERAQDIGAPRHGQKE; via the coding sequence ATGGCGACCGCCCCCACGATAACGACCTGCGATTTTGTGGGTTCATTTGTCTCCGCCGGGCAGGCGCCGGCCGACCGCCGCCCCCACATCGCCTTCGCCGGCCGCTCCAATGTCGGCAAATCGTCGCTGCTGAACCGCCTCGTCGGCCGCCGCAAGATCGCCAGAGTTTCCTCCGACCCCGGCAAGACGCGGGCGCTCAACTTCTACCTGGTCAACAGCCGCTTCTACTTCGTGGATCTGCCCGGCTATGGCTACGCCCGGGTCTCCCGGCAGATGCGCGCCGAGTGGGGCCGACTCCTCGAGAGCTACCTGAACGGCGACCCGCATCTCGCGGGACTGGTGCTTCTCCTGGACGCCCGCCGCGACCCGACCGAGCAGGATTTCCAGCTCGTCGCCTGGCTCGCCGCACGCGGGATCCCGACGCTGGTCGCGGTCACCAAGACTGACAAGCTCAACCGCGACCAGACCAACCGCAAAATCGCCGCCGTCGAGCGCCTCTTCAACGCCCCGGCCCTGGCGTTTTCCGCCGTGAGCGGCCTCGGCAAGAACGAACTGCTCGGCGCCATTTTTGACCTCGTGAACGAACGTGCGCAAGACATAGGGGCACCTCGACATGGCCAAAAAGAATAA
- a CDS encoding adenylosuccinate synthase, protein MAKKNKIVLGCQWGDEGKGKIVDLLAAQADVIARFQGGANAGHTIVVDDRKYILHLIPSGIIHSGKACYIGNGVVLDPFGFIEELDFLASRGIDYAGRLWVSPAANLVLPYHKLIDAVLESSRGTASIGTTMRGIGPAYIDKVARNGIRVIDLFHPDRLRKRLEYQATVKRQYLEGSSDERADLGRTFDALMEIAPILRPLVTDVSLALHRAYRAGRKILYEGAQGAMLDVDLGTYPFATSSNTTVGGALTGLGIGPHMIDEVIGVVKAYTTRVGAGPFPTELVDNAGDLLRTRGDEYGATTGRPRRCGWLDLVQLRHAVRINGVTSIAITKLDVLDDFDEIPVCTGYRLGDEQFDQVPLDLADLARVKPEYRTLPGWRTRTTGTTVFDHLPAQARNYLNFIARDLGVTIAIVSTGARRDETIAVG, encoded by the coding sequence ATGGCCAAAAAGAATAAGATCGTCCTCGGCTGTCAGTGGGGCGATGAAGGCAAGGGAAAGATCGTCGACCTCCTCGCCGCCCAGGCGGACGTGATCGCCCGCTTCCAGGGAGGCGCCAACGCCGGTCACACGATCGTCGTCGACGACCGCAAGTACATCCTCCACCTCATCCCCTCGGGCATCATCCACTCCGGCAAAGCCTGCTACATCGGAAACGGCGTCGTCCTCGACCCGTTCGGCTTCATCGAGGAGCTCGATTTCCTCGCCTCGCGCGGGATCGACTACGCCGGGCGGCTGTGGGTCTCGCCGGCGGCCAACCTTGTCCTGCCCTACCACAAGCTCATCGACGCCGTGCTCGAATCCAGCCGCGGTACCGCCTCGATCGGCACGACCATGCGGGGGATCGGCCCCGCCTATATCGACAAAGTCGCCCGCAACGGCATCCGCGTCATCGACCTCTTCCATCCGGACCGGCTCCGCAAGCGGCTCGAGTATCAGGCGACGGTCAAGCGCCAGTACCTCGAGGGTTCGTCCGACGAGCGCGCCGACCTCGGCCGCACTTTTGATGCGCTCATGGAAATCGCCCCGATCCTCCGGCCGCTGGTGACCGATGTCTCGCTGGCCCTGCACCGGGCGTACCGCGCCGGCCGCAAGATCCTCTACGAGGGGGCCCAGGGGGCGATGCTCGACGTTGATCTCGGGACCTACCCCTTCGCCACGTCGTCCAACACCACGGTGGGGGGCGCGCTCACCGGTCTGGGGATCGGTCCGCACATGATCGACGAGGTGATCGGGGTGGTCAAGGCGTACACGACCCGCGTGGGCGCCGGGCCGTTCCCGACTGAGCTGGTCGACAACGCCGGCGATCTGCTTCGCACCCGCGGCGATGAATACGGCGCCACGACCGGCCGCCCCCGCCGCTGCGGATGGCTCGACCTCGTCCAGCTCCGCCACGCCGTTCGCATCAACGGCGTCACCTCGATCGCCATCACCAAGCTCGATGTCCTGGATGATTTTGACGAGATCCCCGTGTGCACCGGCTACCGTCTGGGCGACGAGCAGTTTGACCAGGTCCCGCTCGACCTTGCCGACCTCGCCCGGGTGAAGCCGGAATACCGGACGTTGCCGGGCTGGCGGACGCGCACGACGGGGACGACGGTGTTCGACCACCTCCCGGCGCAGGCCCGCAATTACCTGAACTTCATCGCCCGCGATCTCGGGGTGACCATCGCCATCGTCTCCACGGGGGCCCGGCGCGATGAAACGATCGCCGTGGGCTAG
- a CDS encoding thrombospondin type 3 repeat-containing protein, producing MSSRAAVQRVAVALAAVLTAVLGAAQPGWGLPNAPVNPGSPPMSDQNNSEVSLSETTPGEVYAVWTEYTPAGFGVSNIGWGFSNTLGAAWVQALIPPTPPYGAEWNPSLASHPAGAFYAAAAAYGPGMPWLAPDAVVVHTSAGGGAAFGPGVPVAVNVPGTTWLDYPDIALADNPAIPAPLFGTMHTAWVEYADGTFGDADGNGNPFDDAGDNYTIFYAYSRTMAGPAPIFPAFSVPVALFPGPVFPNAPAANRPSVAVMAPPGNPVIPGGGVYVGWTDGLNVYVTGSPALGAAFFAPALVAAITPVPPVLIGGVKGAATVTIATGAGPCAGWVYAAWTSVGGADLDIFFSSSPTGLPGSWGPPVRVNQDPIGNGADQWAPHMSVDPGSGRILITYYDRRVDPANVAHQTWVSSSPDCGVTWLDCQLSTTPPAAPISTFPLPPAPIYLGDYLGSDFNLLNGPAHIWNDGRAPAAVQDVYFENVMTCFPDTDGDGVFDPYDNCPTVPNPGQADGDGDGVGDVCDNCPAIANPGQSDGDGDTFGDVCDNCPTVANPTQLDGDSDGIGDLCDNCPGTPNPGQLDGDGDGVGDVCDNCPGVANPGQADNDTDGLGDACDPDDDNDGVLDPSDNCPLISNPGQSDIDADGIGDVCDADADGDGLLNGDELTIGSNPLSADSDADNVNDSVEVYHCGGGIGSPCDTDGDATPDVMDPDDDGDGINTINEDTDLDGNPRNDDIDSDGVPNYLDPDSDGDGIGDISDNCPYVSNPGQVDTDTDGLGNACDPDDDNDGILDGADNCPLVANPGQEDADGDGIGDACDGCCTLRGDFNDDGAVKVSDLTALINYLFRGGAAPSCLDHGDTNADGSIKVSDLTLLINYLFRGGPPPAAC from the coding sequence ATGTCATCTCGCGCAGCGGTGCAGCGGGTCGCGGTCGCGCTGGCGGCGGTTTTGACGGCGGTGCTCGGAGCAGCCCAGCCCGGCTGGGGGTTGCCGAACGCGCCGGTCAATCCCGGCAGCCCGCCCATGAGCGACCAGAACAACTCGGAGGTGTCTCTCAGTGAGACGACGCCGGGCGAAGTGTACGCCGTGTGGACGGAGTACACGCCGGCCGGGTTCGGGGTTTCGAACATCGGGTGGGGGTTTTCCAACACGCTCGGGGCGGCCTGGGTGCAGGCGCTGATTCCCCCGACGCCGCCGTATGGCGCGGAGTGGAATCCCTCGCTGGCCTCCCATCCGGCGGGCGCCTTCTACGCGGCGGCGGCGGCCTACGGTCCCGGCATGCCCTGGCTGGCGCCGGATGCGGTGGTTGTGCACACGAGCGCGGGGGGCGGGGCGGCCTTCGGGCCGGGCGTGCCCGTAGCCGTCAATGTCCCGGGTACCACCTGGCTTGATTATCCCGATATCGCCCTGGCCGACAACCCGGCCATCCCGGCACCCCTGTTCGGCACGATGCACACCGCGTGGGTGGAGTACGCCGATGGGACGTTCGGCGATGCCGATGGGAACGGCAACCCGTTCGATGACGCCGGGGACAACTACACGATCTTCTATGCGTATTCGCGGACGATGGCCGGTCCCGCCCCGATCTTCCCGGCCTTCTCGGTTCCCGTGGCGCTTTTCCCAGGACCGGTCTTCCCCAATGCACCGGCGGCCAACCGGCCGAGTGTCGCGGTAATGGCCCCGCCGGGCAACCCGGTGATTCCCGGGGGTGGGGTGTATGTCGGCTGGACCGACGGGCTGAATGTCTATGTGACCGGTTCGCCGGCGCTCGGCGCGGCCTTCTTTGCGCCGGCGTTGGTAGCGGCGATCACGCCCGTGCCGCCGGTGCTGATCGGTGGCGTCAAGGGGGCGGCCACCGTCACCATCGCCACCGGGGCCGGACCCTGCGCCGGGTGGGTGTACGCCGCCTGGACATCGGTGGGCGGAGCCGACCTGGACATCTTCTTCTCGTCCAGCCCGACCGGACTCCCGGGCTCGTGGGGCCCGCCCGTGCGGGTGAACCAGGATCCGATCGGCAACGGCGCGGACCAGTGGGCGCCCCACATGTCGGTCGACCCCGGCTCAGGCCGAATCCTCATCACCTACTATGACCGACGGGTCGATCCGGCCAACGTGGCGCACCAAACCTGGGTGTCGTCCTCCCCGGACTGCGGGGTGACCTGGCTCGATTGCCAGTTGTCGACGACGCCGCCGGCCGCGCCGATTTCGACCTTCCCGCTGCCGCCCGCGCCGATCTACCTGGGCGACTACCTCGGCTCCGACTTCAACCTGCTCAACGGCCCGGCGCACATCTGGAACGACGGCCGGGCGCCGGCCGCGGTTCAGGACGTCTATTTCGAAAATGTCATGACTTGTTTCCCGGATACCGACGGCGACGGCGTTTTTGACCCGTACGACAACTGCCCGACTGTACCCAATCCCGGCCAGGCGGATGGGGACGGCGACGGCGTCGGCGACGTGTGCGACAACTGCCCGGCTATCGCTAATCCCGGCCAGAGTGACGGCGACGGCGACACCTTCGGCGACGTGTGCGATAACTGCCCGACGGTTGCGAACCCGACTCAGTTGGACGGGGACAGCGACGGGATCGGCGACCTCTGCGACAACTGCCCCGGCACGCCTAATCCAGGGCAGCTGGACGGGGACGGAGACGGAGTCGGCGACGTATGCGACAACTGCCCCGGCGTGGCCAACCCGGGCCAGGCCGACAACGACACCGACGGGCTCGGGGACGCCTGCGATCCGGACGACGACAACGACGGCGTCCTGGATCCATCGGACAACTGCCCGCTGATCTCGAACCCGGGGCAGTCGGATATCGACGCCGACGGCATCGGAGACGTGTGCGATGCCGACGCCGACGGCGACGGTCTGCTGAACGGGGATGAGTTGACGATCGGGAGCAACCCGCTGTCCGCCGACAGCGATGCGGACAATGTCAACGATTCGGTCGAGGTCTACCACTGCGGCGGGGGGATCGGGAGCCCCTGCGACACGGACGGGGACGCGACTCCCGACGTGATGGATCCCGACGACGACGGCGACGGGATCAACACGATCAACGAGGATACGGACCTTGACGGCAATCCGCGCAACGACGACATCGATTCCGACGGGGTCCCCAACTACCTCGATCCGGACTCGGACGGCGACGGCATCGGGGATATCAGCGACAACTGCCCCTACGTGTCAAATCCCGGCCAGGTGGATACGGACACCGACGGTCTGGGGAACGCCTGCGATCCCGATGACGACAACGACGGGATCCTCGACGGCGCGGATAACTGCCCGCTGGTGGCCAATCCGGGGCAGGAAGACGCCGACGGGGACGGGATCGGTGATGCGTGCGACGGGTGCTGCACGCTGCGCGGCGATTTCAACGACGACGGAGCGGTGAAAGTGTCCGATCTGACGGCCCTGATCAACTACCTCTTCCGCGGGGGCGCGGCGCCGTCGTGCCTCGATCATGGAGACACCAACGCGGACGGGTCGATCAAGGTGTCCGACCTGACGCTCCTGATCAATTACCTGTTCCGGGGCGGTCCACCGCCGGCGGCTTGCTGA
- a CDS encoding nitroreductase family protein produces MSTQDSSPRSDSGADSAAGHGSPLAAEVLRLLYERASCRNFAQREIPDRLLDEILQAGVHAATGGNLQPWSIIVVRDPEARRKLAELNENQTFMQDAPVNLVFCIDWRRLERWAAGAAAPFTATAAFRHFWISFQDTIIAAQSIGTAADAVGLGSVYVGTVLECFPEVREMLALPPGVFPVVILTLGWPVHRPAPRGKLPLQVVVHREQYRELPDDQLAAAYETKYGGAKIDCTPDRLDRLVEVCRRTGGEELAERCRARVRAAGSINMAQRYFGLHYPADFMPAQNASYLRIFEDAGFEWFREWWPRE; encoded by the coding sequence ATGTCCACACAAGATTCATCGCCGCGGTCCGATTCCGGGGCCGACTCTGCCGCCGGGCACGGATCCCCGCTCGCCGCGGAAGTGCTGCGCCTGCTGTACGAACGGGCGAGTTGCCGGAATTTCGCTCAACGGGAGATCCCCGACCGCCTGCTCGACGAAATCCTGCAGGCCGGGGTGCATGCGGCCACCGGCGGAAACCTGCAGCCCTGGTCGATCATCGTGGTCCGGGATCCGGAGGCGCGGCGAAAGCTGGCGGAGCTCAATGAGAACCAGACGTTTATGCAGGATGCCCCGGTGAACCTGGTGTTCTGCATCGACTGGCGACGGCTGGAGCGGTGGGCGGCGGGGGCGGCGGCGCCCTTCACCGCCACCGCGGCCTTCCGGCATTTCTGGATTTCCTTTCAGGATACGATCATCGCCGCGCAGAGCATCGGCACCGCGGCCGACGCGGTCGGACTCGGCTCAGTCTATGTCGGCACGGTGCTCGAGTGCTTCCCGGAGGTTCGGGAGATGCTCGCGCTGCCCCCGGGAGTCTTCCCGGTGGTCATTCTGACGCTCGGCTGGCCGGTCCACCGGCCGGCTCCGCGGGGGAAGCTGCCCCTCCAGGTCGTGGTGCACCGCGAGCAATACCGCGAGCTGCCCGATGACCAACTGGCGGCGGCGTACGAGACGAAGTACGGCGGCGCGAAGATCGACTGCACCCCGGACCGCCTCGACCGGCTCGTCGAAGTCTGCCGGAGAACCGGGGGAGAGGAGCTGGCGGAGCGGTGCCGGGCGCGGGTCCGGGCGGCGGGATCCATCAACATGGCCCAGCGGTATTTCGGCCTGCACTACCCGGCGGATTTCATGCCGGCCCAAAACGCCTCCTACCTCCGGATCTTCGAAGACGCGGGGTTTGAATGGTTCCGGGAGTGGTGGCCGCGGGAGTGA
- the asnS gene encoding asparagine--tRNA ligase produces the protein MDYKVRTRIRRIVVDEQVPVGTTVTILGLVRTIRRSKEVAFVEVNDGSCMQNLQGVVSDPDRIPAIDRILTGAAVRLRGKLIESPAQGQKYEVAVEALDLVGEADATYPIQKKRHSFETLRDMAHLRPRTNTFGAVNRIRSRLAYAIHTYYQERGFYYIHTPIITASDCEGAGELFRVTTLPLDQPPKKDGRVDWEADFFAAEAYLSVSGQLEGELLAAALGDIYTFGPTFRAENSNTARHASEFWMVEPEMAWAELEDDMDLAEDFLKYLFRFALDDCAGDMAFFNQRIDHKLIETLESIVASEFVRVSYTDAIAQLQKSGRKFEFPAEWGLDLQTEHERCLTEVVYKRPVIVYDYPLAIKAFYMRVNDDWKTVRAMDVLVPRVGEIIGGSQREERLDVLQKHMEMKGLTNWENYAWYFDIRRYGSMPHAGFGLGFDRAVMYITGMQNIRDVLPFPRVPRWAKF, from the coding sequence ATGGATTACAAAGTCCGGACCAGAATCAGGCGAATTGTCGTCGACGAACAGGTGCCGGTTGGGACCACCGTGACCATCCTCGGCCTCGTGCGCACCATCCGCCGAAGCAAGGAAGTCGCCTTTGTCGAGGTCAACGACGGCTCCTGCATGCAGAACCTCCAGGGCGTCGTCTCCGACCCCGACCGGATTCCTGCCATCGACCGGATCCTCACCGGGGCCGCCGTCCGCCTGCGCGGGAAGCTGATCGAATCGCCCGCCCAGGGGCAGAAGTACGAGGTCGCGGTCGAGGCGCTCGACCTGGTCGGGGAAGCGGATGCCACCTACCCGATCCAGAAGAAGCGCCACAGTTTCGAGACCCTCCGCGACATGGCCCACCTGCGTCCCCGGACCAACACCTTCGGCGCGGTCAACCGCATCCGCTCCCGGCTCGCCTACGCCATCCACACCTACTACCAGGAGCGCGGCTTCTACTATATCCACACGCCGATCATCACCGCCTCCGACTGCGAAGGGGCGGGGGAACTCTTCCGCGTCACCACCCTCCCCCTCGACCAGCCTCCGAAGAAGGACGGCCGCGTCGACTGGGAGGCGGACTTTTTCGCCGCCGAGGCCTACCTGAGCGTTTCCGGCCAGCTCGAGGGGGAGCTCCTGGCGGCCGCTCTCGGCGACATCTACACTTTCGGCCCCACTTTTCGCGCCGAGAACTCCAACACCGCCCGCCACGCGAGCGAGTTCTGGATGGTGGAGCCGGAGATGGCGTGGGCCGAGCTCGAGGACGACATGGACCTCGCCGAGGACTTCCTCAAATACCTCTTCCGCTTCGCCCTCGACGACTGCGCCGGCGACATGGCCTTCTTCAACCAGCGGATCGACCACAAACTGATCGAGACCCTCGAGAGCATCGTCGCCTCCGAGTTCGTCCGCGTGAGCTACACCGATGCGATTGCGCAGCTTCAGAAATCCGGCCGGAAGTTCGAGTTCCCCGCCGAGTGGGGGCTGGACCTCCAGACCGAGCACGAGCGCTGCCTGACCGAGGTGGTTTACAAGCGGCCGGTGATCGTGTACGATTACCCGCTCGCGATCAAGGCCTTCTACATGCGGGTGAACGACGACTGGAAAACCGTCCGCGCCATGGACGTCCTCGTCCCCCGCGTCGGCGAAATCATCGGCGGCTCCCAGCGCGAGGAGCGCCTCGACGTGCTGCAGAAGCACATGGAGATGAAGGGCCTCACCAACTGGGAGAACTACGCCTGGTATTTCGACATTCGCCGCTACGGGAGCATGCCGCACGCCGGGTTCGGGCTCGGTTTCGACCGCGCTGTCATGTACATCACCGGCATGCAGAACATCCGCGACGTCCTCCCCTTCCCCCGCGTCCCCCGCTGGGCGAAATTCTAG